From a single Candidatus Neptunochlamydia vexilliferae genomic region:
- a CDS encoding amino acid permease, with protein MRVISGTFLIAGTMIGAGMLGIPLVTGASGFLPGILVTTIVWFFMYCTGLLFLEVTLWMPDGSNVLSIAHRFLGKGGRLFSGAMFIFLYYCLMIAYFAAGAPLLAEGFSAFGITFTGWEMFALFGVVFGAVVAIGPKSIDRVNIMMSIAMIAAWFVLIGSGAEDVKTERLTSTKWSSMLFAMPVLFSAFGFHNVIPSLCTYLKRDKRALRFALFWGSLLPLIVYIVWQWLIIGAVPQETIAQALREGVPITTAFQSVTGETLFIRVGSFFAFFAIVTSTLGVAFSMVDFLGDGFRLKERTGLKRLGLTLLTFIPPFTLAALNPDIFTTALGVAGGFGEAFLNGLLPIGLLWIGKYSYKLKADLTWLENKGVLALLTVYTLFVIAIEFKIVFMSS; from the coding sequence ATGCGGGTCATTAGCGGCACTTTTCTCATTGCAGGGACGATGATTGGAGCAGGGATGCTGGGGATCCCCCTTGTGACGGGGGCGTCAGGCTTTTTACCCGGGATCTTGGTCACGACGATTGTCTGGTTTTTTATGTATTGCACCGGCCTCCTTTTTTTAGAGGTGACCCTCTGGATGCCTGATGGGAGCAATGTCCTCTCCATTGCCCACCGCTTTTTAGGGAAGGGAGGACGCCTTTTTTCAGGGGCAATGTTTATTTTCCTCTACTACTGTTTAATGATCGCCTATTTTGCCGCGGGAGCCCCCCTTTTAGCCGAGGGTTTTTCAGCTTTTGGAATCACCTTTACCGGGTGGGAGATGTTTGCCCTTTTTGGGGTTGTTTTTGGAGCTGTAGTAGCCATTGGTCCCAAGTCAATCGATCGGGTCAATATCATGATGAGTATAGCAATGATCGCCGCTTGGTTTGTCCTCATTGGAAGTGGAGCAGAGGACGTGAAAACAGAGCGGCTCACCTCGACGAAATGGTCTTCAATGCTTTTTGCAATGCCTGTCCTCTTTAGCGCTTTTGGGTTTCATAATGTGATTCCCTCTCTGTGCACCTATCTCAAAAGGGATAAGCGGGCGCTCCGCTTCGCCCTCTTTTGGGGATCGCTCCTCCCCCTTATTGTCTATATCGTTTGGCAGTGGCTCATTATCGGAGCCGTTCCTCAAGAGACGATTGCTCAGGCGCTCCGAGAAGGGGTTCCCATCACCACCGCTTTTCAGTCGGTAACCGGGGAGACCCTTTTCATCCGAGTGGGGAGCTTTTTTGCCTTCTTTGCCATCGTCACCTCCACCTTGGGGGTAGCCTTTTCAATGGTTGACTTCCTTGGCGATGGGTTTCGGCTTAAAGAGCGGACAGGGCTCAAGCGGCTTGGCCTCACCCTACTGACTTTCATCCCTCCCTTTACTTTAGCTGCCCTCAACCCCGATATTTTTACCACGGCTCTTGGCGTGGCAGGGGGATTTGGAGAGGCTTTTCTCAATGGTCTCCTCCCGATAGGGCTCCTCTGGATCGGAAAATATAGCTATAAGCTCAAGGCAGACCTCACCTGGCTCGAAAATAAAGGGGTTTTAGCCCTTTTAACAGTCTATACCCTCTTTGTAATTGCCATAGAATTTAAAATAGTTTTTATGTCTTCTTAA
- a CDS encoding dihydrolipoyl dehydrogenase has protein sequence MTSKHYDVIVIGSGGGTKLVTPVANLGKKVAIIEKGPLGGTCLNRGCIPSKMLIHTAQLASLIRDAVRFEIQMEGSFEIDFKHLVQCVSETIDKESESIAPYYHDHPNIDYYPYEGHFVDKEVLEAGGERLTADKIFLAVGARAAIPKIPGLEGTPYMTYQEALRNLKKPKKLIVIGGGFIATELGYFFSAIGVETEFLVRSILLRPEDDDVREAFQEAFAKQVKLRLKCDFQEVEYKDETFTVTYKDGEGKIQKAEGDALIVATGIKPWTDTLHLERTDIEVDEKGFIKVDDHLRTTQKNVWALGDCVGNYLFRHSVNFEGTYLFRTLFESPSDLPIVYKGVPHAVFSCPEIAGVGKTERELKETKVPYIVGKNSYAASARGMALLPETGFVKLLFEKHSLKLLGAHIIGEEASNMVHMLILAIQMDATLHDLLEMIYIHPALPEIVRNAARDALKQIQS, from the coding sequence ATGACAAGTAAACATTATGATGTGATTGTGATTGGATCGGGTGGGGGCACCAAGCTGGTGACCCCGGTCGCCAATCTGGGGAAGAAGGTGGCGATCATTGAAAAAGGTCCCCTTGGGGGAACCTGTTTGAATCGGGGGTGTATCCCCTCTAAGATGCTCATCCACACCGCTCAGCTCGCCTCTCTGATTCGAGATGCGGTCCGCTTTGAGATTCAGATGGAGGGCTCTTTTGAGATCGACTTTAAGCATTTGGTCCAGTGTGTCTCTGAAACCATCGACAAAGAATCAGAAAGCATTGCCCCTTATTATCACGACCACCCCAATATCGACTACTACCCCTACGAGGGCCACTTTGTTGATAAAGAAGTGCTCGAGGCGGGAGGAGAGCGGCTCACCGCCGATAAGATTTTCTTAGCGGTAGGCGCGCGAGCTGCCATTCCTAAAATTCCTGGATTGGAAGGGACCCCCTACATGACCTATCAAGAGGCACTCCGCAACCTCAAAAAACCGAAAAAATTGATTGTGATCGGTGGTGGCTTTATCGCAACAGAGCTCGGCTATTTTTTCTCTGCGATCGGTGTGGAAACGGAATTTTTGGTGAGAAGCATCCTCCTTAGACCTGAAGATGATGATGTGCGGGAAGCTTTTCAAGAGGCGTTTGCAAAACAGGTCAAGCTCCGCCTCAAGTGTGACTTCCAAGAGGTGGAATATAAAGATGAGACCTTTACCGTCACCTATAAAGATGGGGAGGGAAAGATTCAAAAAGCGGAAGGAGATGCCCTCATCGTCGCCACAGGGATTAAGCCATGGACCGATACCCTTCATCTAGAAAGGACCGATATCGAAGTCGATGAAAAGGGCTTTATCAAGGTCGATGATCACTTAAGGACGACGCAAAAAAATGTCTGGGCTCTTGGCGATTGCGTGGGCAATTATCTTTTCCGCCACTCGGTCAACTTTGAAGGGACCTACTTATTCCGTACCCTCTTTGAGAGTCCCAGCGACCTCCCCATCGTCTACAAGGGTGTCCCCCACGCTGTCTTCTCCTGTCCGGAGATCGCGGGGGTGGGAAAAACGGAGCGCGAACTCAAAGAGACAAAGGTCCCCTATATCGTCGGAAAAAATAGCTACGCTGCGAGCGCTCGTGGCATGGCTCTTCTTCCAGAAACGGGGTTCGTGAAACTCCTCTTCGAAAAACATTCTTTAAAGCTCCTAGGTGCTCATATTATTGGGGAGGAAGCGTCCAACATGGTCCACATGTTGATCCTTGCCATCCAGATGGATGCGACCCTCCACGATCTACTTGAGATGATTTACATCCACCCCGCTCTTCCCGAAATTGTCCGGAATGCGGCTCGCGATGCTCTCAAACAAATTCAATCATAA